The Cololabis saira isolate AMF1-May2022 chromosome 18, fColSai1.1, whole genome shotgun sequence genome contains the following window.
agacccagcagcacatctatcatctcctccaggttctacatctttagtgttgttgtcttcttcgtttagatacacaatcaaatacgtcacagcagcttcgctccaacctcctacttctcatctgggtgtctaaaaacaaacgacaaggcgagtggaggcgagacgagtcgagtcgcgctgtgtaggtactagtataaaagcgtcATTATTCAACTGTCAATTACATCTCTCTGTAAAACATTTTACTGAGATTCAAAGCCAGCCAGCACCAGCTATAATAGAAGTTAAACACATTTGTAGGTTctgtaaaagaaaaagtataCACACCTTTCTGAGTATGTCTTCTGCTAACGTGAGGAAAGCCTTCTCGATGTTGATGTTGGCCTTAGCACTCGTCTCAAAAAACCTAATGCCATGCTCCCTTGcaatctgcagaggaaaaaaaaagaaaaagaataagcACAAGCTGGAACCCGTGGATGTGTTCTGAAGAAGATCCAGTCCAAAATTAAAGTTGCTGATCCCTTGTGCAGGACAGAGATCAGGTGTCACACTATTCTAGTTGGGCGGGTATGTATTTGAGTAAGCAGATCTGTATCTGATGCTGCTTCGTCTGCAAGTCGTCACTAAGAGTTTAACTCTCTACTTTGAACAACAATCTATGTTCAAATAAAATTACTTCAAGGGGATGCAGCAATTACAGAGAAACGTCCTTTCTAAGGGGAAAACAGCAAATGTTGCCATTTCTTTTAATACAAGATTAAATATTAACTGTGGGCCAAACATTGTCAAAAGTTTCCAAATCACATCATCTGTCAGTTACAGACATCAGAAATTTACTGAAATACAACCCGTTTGTACATTTTCCCCATTTACCAAATGCAGCTGGACCGTCTCACCTGCTCTCCCTTGGCTTTTGGTACAACCCTCTTGTCCTCCATGTCACACTTGTTGCCTAGCAGCATTCTCTCAACGTCCTCATTTGCATgctgaaaaacaataaacattttttttaaagattgtcaGTAGGGCTGGGGGATAtgaaccaaaagtcatatctcaatattttctagctaaatggcgatactcgatatatatcgatattttttctgtgccataattggggtttcccccaaagcattatagcatagcatctctgttagcttcatttttttctgaggtaaacccttaaaaaaacagtcagttttaatacaaagcctcgtgccgaatgtcacacaggtacatttagaggtctgcacaatatcaaaatgtataaaacacatgaaataaaaataaactgcctgcatatatagaataaaaatgcttcttgaataaaataaaacaaatatccctttcctgcataacaattagattaaaatacactgtgcaattaatacaatgtagacagtaacaggcagacttttccactgaggttgacagttgtgcaaataacataacatttgtgcaaatctcaaataaaacatgcaagtcaatttgtcacaataAGCGATATCAaaaccatatttttttttttaatcgatataaacgatattgtctcgtaccatatcgcgtttgaaaatatatcgatatatcgcccagccctaattgtcAGATTATTTCGtcatgtacacaacattctaAATTAGTCCTCGTCGGTAATATGAGACGGACTTTAATCTGTACTGTTGCACTGGAGCAGAGATTGTTCAGGATGTACCCCCACTTTTCACCCCTGGGAGAAGCGTCAGCAGACCAACACCCCAAACGGGTGTGAATAATGGATGGAGGAGCTGCACTTATTGGTGACAAACGACTTTAGCTAACAGTTATTCTGGACCTGGTCCAATAAAGCCCGGTTGTGATTAGCATGCACGCCAAAGCTGTGAATCTATGCCGTCAGCTCCATGCAACCCTTTTCCATAGAAGGTTCAGCTGCAAACAGCACAATTCTGAGTTATATTTGCACTTCAAAATCCTgttcaaatacaatttcaacggacaacaaaacaaatattttcaaaaagatttgtatttaacttcaaacaggACATTAAACttatacaaatacattttgttGCGCAAAACTTTTAGCATGTTGACGTACCCACAGGTGTTGTGAAAACAATTACCGGTAGTTTAAAGCCAGAAACAgccgatgaaccaatcagaaacCAATAAGATCTGACTAACGTACAAATACTCGTCCCCCAAATAactaataaattaatttaacaaaagcTGTTTAAGCTTTTTCACTTTTACACATGTAAAACCTGAAACAATTGCAAACAAGTGGTCCCAAACAACAAGACAAGAATTTCTGCATCAGGTTTCCATGAAGTCAGCGACAAGCTCTCAAGGACAAAGGTTCGGAGGACAAGGACAAGTTTTCTGCAGGAAATTCATTGTGTTTCCTTTCCTCTAGGAGCGAGGGTGAAAAAAACGACCAGAAATCTTTCAGCCCAAGGTGGTGGCAACCAATTTTACTGGATGGATAGTGATTATATCACAGTATTTGTGCTTTGATCTTAAACACTATGTGATCACAGGATGTTCAGCCATCTCATACACTAATCTAGTGTTTGTGTTCCTGATATAAAGTAAAACAGCAGTAAATACTGATTAGCCTCAACATTAAAACCACTGACAAGTGAAAAACTCTTGTTTTGTGACAATGCAGTTTtctactgaaaaataaaaatgcatccTGGCATTCATGTGCGCTTTAACGTTGACACTTGTCACCAACCTAACATTTTGCAGAACAGTCAAACACCTCCAGCAGTAAAGTACTACCCTACAGGAGCAGCGTCCCACCTGCAGGACAGCATTAGTCCCATAAAGACCGCTTAGGAAGAGCTCAaactaaattataaaaaacCCTTCCCAGGCATGAAATATGCATGGGTTCAGTCTGCAACTGTGATAGAATTTGCTCATTCAAACAATGATCACTTGTCTACTAAGGTTCCTCACACGTCCCGTCAGAGATGGATGTTATAATGATGGAGCAAGAGGACGCACGAAATCTGCCATTTGTACCGGACATGACAGTAAATCAAGGGATGTTTAACAAAAAGGTTCTCTCACAACAGCCATATTATAATAACAATTCAAATTAGTCTGCCAAGTGTGCAGTGATTGGGAAACCATAATTTGTATCAACTTGGACGACAGTCTCCACTAAGACATTTATCAGATGAGCAGCTGCAGTCATTTGGCCATAAAAATTCATATCAGGGTAAAAAGCTTGCTGCACCGAGTTTGGTTCAGATGCTGAGAACAAGTTGATGTTGCAGCTGATTATCAGTGTGGAAACTTGAGAGCctgaataaaaaaacacaccGCCAGATTTGCAGACTTATTATGTTCTGAAGGTAACACGCAGAGATTACTAGATCAGAAGGTGTCGAGTTGATGCGACAAAATGTCACAGAACACCAGAGGGAGTCTTCAGACAAGACAACAGGCCTTGCAGTTACCGCTGCATATTTATAAGAAACTTTAGAGTCCTAGGTGTTCAACTGACCTcataatagggctgggcgatatatccagTATactcgatgtatctcggcttctactctgtgtgATGTACAAATGactatatcgtgaatattcgagtatacattgtcacgcatttgcttttagccgcgggcattaaattacaggcttttctcactctctcgtctctccttctcagagacataaaacaagcgcacctagttacatacgtcagtcacgtgcgtGCATCATCATACGCCCCCCGCCCAGCAgctggtgtcggcgctgctgtccggtCCGCCGGTGAGTTCCacctaactttcccaaactcggcctgtttgcgccgtgagttcATCCACGCGACGGACTCTTTCAAAgcaaactgggacggtttagtaaagacgggaggggatgttttctcctcgcacgcgCTGATGCAGCTCCAACTATTATGGCGCACAGTGCGACACGCGTCCGCGCGCAGCCAGAACCgttctcttccagagctgagaaacatCACAGAGTGTTTAAAtgtgcttaaatgtggccacatgaaatcaatcactatcatcgaaacaaagtcaaacaagactatgtTATGTCATATTTCTataagtaagtgaaagtgatgcaaagtaaaggaggagaggatgaaacattgcagtccctacacctacaatagTCTTCATATAAAAGGTGCTCTAAAggcccctcctgctcagagcagctcatcctggtaaaaccaggtaaaaccaggaccagaacatgttcttaccagatgttcttcagacggggagtcagagatgcaacgtgcactttctattttgaaatgacactttttatgtttgtgccccTCACTGCtttgtaactgtttaataaatacagttttggtaaatttgacttattcaccctttttgcatgaaagtttaaaattagcatatattcatgtagtatgaacaagaatgttttaatgtagacatatagaattatcatactggtgtgattgtagcatcaaagtgttaattcaaggctaaggcaaaatatcgatatatatatatatatatatatatatatcgtgtcatggcctaaaaatatcgagatattaataaaaggccatatcgcccagccttaCTTCATAACGCTCCAGATTGGAGTTTAATGGGATCTGATGACGATCCCAACCTCCAGAGTTATATGAATATATTGCTTAAGACCCAATACCAACCTCGTGGACCCACTCGGATTGTTTGTGAGTTAGCTCTGATTGATCAGTGCTCTTTTAACTGCATAAGAAAGACCTACACTAACAGCATATGCACAAGGCAAACTGGGAAAACTAAATTAGCAGAGGGTGTAGCACAACAACTATCCAGACAAATTAAAATAtgcaaaacaaactaaaatataACAGTATTATGGCTGCATCAAAGATTGGCACAATTACTCTAATCGGATGATGACCTTTTATGCGTTGAGTGTAGTAGCTATTGTTCCAGCTTTACAATAACGTGAAAGTTTGAAAGAGCCGAGCCAGATCTGTTGCATCTGGAGAACAGATGAGTGAATTATTGTTTCAGTACAGATGCAAACATCTGGCTCAAGCAATTCCCTCAAACTCCTAAACCAAGTTCATGCACACAGTTACAACAGTCGTATTACATGTGGTATTTTACCTCATCAATGTTGCGGAGCCATTTGCTGATGTTTTCAAAGCTCTTGGTGTTGGTGATGTCGTAGACCAGCATGATGCCCATGGCTCCTCTGTAGTAGGAGGTGGTAATGGTGTGGAACCGTTCCTGGCCGGCTGTGTCCCTGCAAACAAAGGATGTTTTATTTCTATGTACCAACTTTAACTTGGGTTGATTGCGGCCACCAACTCAAACAATAACTGGAGCACTGGCAAAAGTCCCCACATCACTGCTGCTGCAACAGACCATGAACTGTCCCAAACCTTTGACATGTGTCATTTTTACTTCCACATTTTTAAAGTCTGACCTGGTATTAAGACTGTGGTCAGTTGAGTTAAGTATGAGTGAAGTACTTATGTCACACCCAGCCAGAGGTTAAAAAGACATCTGAACATTTTTAACCTCTATCAATTAGAATGTGTGGGGAAGAAAACTGaacagaaaatggaaagaacTTCTAACTTACTGTTAATTTGATCCTCATAAATAACAGACTACTTCTAGCCAGAGGTTAATGACCACGGTTCACTGATTATTTAGCAGGCCAGAAAGATCCCCAGATCCTGATCTTTTAATTTGAAGATGCTAGCCTgtcatactactactactactactactactccacGACAAGTGGCAGCAGCTATGTTAAATCTTCTGCCTCTCAAGGGGGTATACGAAGATGGGCCAGTCACTATCTATGAACTTCAACTGATAGTATGCCAAAACATTTctgttacatttaaaa
Protein-coding sequences here:
- the rab10 gene encoding ras-related protein Rab-10, with translation MAKKTYDLLFKLLLIGDSGVGKTCVLFRFSDDAFNTTFISTIGIDFKIKTVELQGKKIKLQIWDTAGQERFHTITTSYYRGAMGIMLVYDITNTKSFENISKWLRNIDEHANEDVERMLLGNKCDMEDKRVVPKAKGEQIAREHGIRFFETSAKANINIEKAFLTLAEDILRKTPVKEPNSENVDISSGSGVTGWKSKCCS